The following are encoded together in the Asticcacaulis sp. genome:
- a CDS encoding TetR/AcrR family transcriptional regulator produces MTTRDRILTIAIAELEAKGLEGLSLRAVGQKAGITPMAVYRHFADKAVLLQALGEYALGVWQARIQAQTGLPLLAGFAAMATAFIDFALDEPALFDAAFVLKTRAERIYPEDFEAGRSPVIGGFAHRLAEGQAAGLVREGPPLELAMAVWGVLQGLVGLHRSGRFNLSRPDFTALCLRSAERIYLKGDGQ; encoded by the coding sequence ATGACAACCAGAGACCGCATCCTGACAATCGCCATCGCCGAACTCGAAGCCAAAGGACTGGAGGGTTTGAGCCTGCGCGCCGTCGGCCAGAAGGCGGGGATAACGCCGATGGCGGTCTATCGTCATTTTGCCGACAAGGCCGTCCTGTTGCAGGCCCTGGGGGAATACGCGCTTGGGGTCTGGCAGGCACGTATCCAGGCGCAGACGGGATTGCCGCTATTGGCAGGCTTCGCGGCCATGGCCACGGCCTTTATTGATTTCGCGCTTGATGAGCCGGCCCTGTTCGACGCCGCCTTCGTCCTGAAAACGCGCGCCGAACGCATCTATCCGGAAGATTTCGAAGCCGGGCGCTCGCCAGTGATCGGCGGATTTGCGCATCGTCTTGCTGAAGGGCAGGCGGCGGGACTGGTGCGCGAGGGGCCGCCGCTGGAACTGGCCATGGCGGTCTGGGGCGTGTTGCAGGGTCTGGTGGGTCTGCATCGCTCCGGTCGGTTCAACCTGTCACGGCCCGACTTTACGGCGCTGTGTTTGCGCTCGGCGGAACGAATTTATCTCAAGGGAGACGGGCAATGA